The window ATCTGATGATACAGAAAAGAAATTGGCCGGGTCATCAATATATTTTGCCAACAGCCGTCCATACATGGCTTCATTTTCAGCACTCACAGCACCGACCATAATAGGAACAACTTTCACTGAATGCCTGTAGAGGTGCAAAGCATAGAATTTACAGGCAGCAAATTATGGGTAAAAAAAGGTTTGGTTCATCTTAGGTATGCATCAGATTAAACCATTTTCCGTCCATGTTTTCAATAATAGTCTGCATGCCAAATAGAATTCCAGAAactatattattactattttaatgaaattttctttttgtatgGCCTAAAGCCATTTAACaggttgtatacttgtatgcaTTAAATATGTACTTTGGGTAACTTTCAACTCAGTTGACCCATTTCCTTTTGTACTTGATCTATCAGATATTCGGATCCATTAGCAATTGAAGATAACCCAACATCAACCCATTGATAAGTAACTGGACTGAAATTGCCAGCTCCACTTGTGATGGTAggaaaaataaatatgactaacccACGGAATACTTTGGCAAGATAAGGTAAGTGCATTTCCATGCTATGTTCAGCCTCGTCAACATTTAGATCCATCATGTCAAACTTTCCAGTAGCTTTTAGCTCTTCGATGACtgttattaaataataataaatgttaaaattcgaaattaaataaaatctaatGAGCATATCTCACAAAATTTCCAGGTTATTGTATTCACAAACAGAAATTAGGTTAAAAGTACCTTCGACATCAATAGGAAGGTCGCCTATGGGTGTTTTATAAATTGTTGCTTTTGAAAGGGCACATTTAGGGGTGTAATGATGATGCGATGGACCAAAAAGAAATATCCGAGTACTGAAAAAACGTTAAAATCTTCAGGttacaaacatataaaaaaaaggttacaAGTAGTTATGTTGaaacaataaataaagaaataatatgTCAGAAgtttataaatatgatatacaaaagaaagttttcttgaaaaatacgCTTACATGTTAGTTGGATCAATGTTACCAAATGCATAGGCTGCTGCACGGCCAGAATAAGAATAACCTGCATGTCTGGTGGAATCAAAACCACCAAAACGACAATAGACAGATTAGAAACTAGTACAATATGCTGGAGGTGGGAATATTAACCCATTTACTTGTGCTTCGGTTGTTCTGAATTATGTTATATCTTCAACCGGTCATATAGGTAACATGAAACTGTAGCTAAGAAGGAAACTGGTCAAGCATGTTTCGAAGTCACGCAATGTTTATAGTTAATGCATACAGCCTGCTAACTATGCTTTGTCCAAAAAATCAGATTATTATGGGTACAAAGACAAACACTGGGATCATATGGAACACAAGCAATTTTATAATcaaaaattagaagaaaaacaaaattgtttaacatcaaGCCAACCCGGTTGGACCACAAAAATGTTACCCATCTAGATGCTTTACCCAACCAGCCCGACCAGTCCCCCTTGCCACTATGAATGGAAACTACAAGCAAGACTGAAAGTGCACATTTTACTTACGGAGCAATTACACCACGTACATCAGGAGACTTGGTTAAACCACATTCCCTAAGCCATCCATCAAGTTCATTCTCCAACTTTTGAGCTAATGAACCAAAACAGAAACTCAGTTACAAATAAATACTTGCACATACATTAACCGGTATACTGTTATTCTTTTTTCACTAAAATACACATATTCCAGTCTATAGGTAAACATAAGCCTTTTTATAGCCATCAATTTCTTTCATTTGGGTGCAAGCTTAAGGCTTTTTATAGCCAAGATTCAAAAACAAATTTAGCTGGATACAAAAATTATACTGATGTTTGGAGGTTCAaagaatacatatatgtatatatgtatgtgctTGATGAGACAATGAACACATTAGTAACACAAACGGTAAACAAAGGCGGGTTTCCGTGTTCAGGTTATCCGAGGAGGTACATGACCTTACATGGGTATCCTCATGGCTATCTCAAAACGCTTAACACAATAGCTACTAGCATTGAAACCAAAACCATCAGAAAATCCTTCATTGCAAAACTACCTAAAAATAGTCTTCAAGAACATTtataaaaaacccaaaaattgcTTCAAAATAATTACCCTCTTACTAATTTTAACATCAATCATCTAATTCTTCAGTACCCAGATATAATATAACATACAGTTTCCAACTTTCTTACAATTACATGATCTTTTAAACAATTACATCAAAATAAACCCAAATTTCCAattagaaataataaaaaatataaagattaacTTTGAAATCAGTTAAAGCATCAAACTTTAGGCAAGATTTGAAAAGGGTAtgatcaaaaattaataattgatCAACAAAACTTACGATTATTAGAGTACCATGATCCTGCATGTGATGCTCTCCTGATTTTTTCCATGGATTTGAAGAATATAAAACCCTAGAAAAATAGTACTAAATGAATGAGATTCTTGATCACCAAATAGAGATTATTATGAAAACGATATATAAAGATTCCTTGTAATGTACAAGTTCAATGTGTTTGGTTTCTTGAAGTGGGTTTATTGCAAGAAAAGCCCTTTggcaaagaaaataaaacactTGAGTCACTTTGGACGGATGTACGCGCGATGCAGCGCGTTGATAGTGAAAGCGACAAAGGTGTGTGACGGTGGCAGTGGTGGCGGCGATGTGTGGCGATGACGGCGTTGTTGTGAATGTAAATTAAGATGGAAATAGGGGttaatatgattttgtaatgaTTGGAGGATTTAcattgtaatttatttcattaaaagtattgtaggtaaatatgtttaaattattgaATAAAGAAAGGGGTAATATGATCATTTCAAAATCATAATTATTAAAGGGGGAGGGGTAATTTGCTTTATAGAATAGTATGAATTTTTGCTTTTTGATTAACATAAGTtagaattaaattttatttttttaatgtgtttggAATGTAAATATTTGTTCATTTGATGACATTTTCATTTGGGTGGAAAGAAATTTTATTCTGTGTgtataaatctttaaaaaataaaaaacatttcgTTGAACTTCATTCCTTTAAATTTGTAAGAATATCTGTGATTCCTCTGAAGTTTGAACATTATTATTCCACCAACACGAACATCCATATCCTGTCATTTTTAGTATAATAGTtacaaaaatgtataaattcattaaaaaatgaAAGGGCTATTGGTAGAGGCCTTTAGGGGCTTTTAGGAGCTTAAAAGTCCTAAGCTTTTAAAAAGAAGCCCCATTTATTACGGTAACCCCATTTGGATatacattttaaattaaaagcttTAGCCCCaaaaagctcctaaaagccctgaaaggtctttaaaataaaagctggTGGAAGAAAGGTTGAAATAGAATCCTCAACTCTTAGCCTCATTTCTAAACTCCAGCTCCAATCCTCTGACCACAGCCCCAGCTCCAAgcttttgtgccaaacatacTATGGTTTGTTTGGGCTTGTGTTTGACTGTTGTCGATGGAATAGTTGAACAAATATTTAACGAGAAACAAACATGAAAACTATAGTATCTATGCAAACCAGTCAGGTTCAACTTCATGCAAACCGACCAGGTTCAACTTTGTATCTATGAAAACTATAGTATCTATGGAAACCGGCTAAGTTCAACGCATTATTCTAGTATAACTGGATAAATCATTGAACCGGACAGGTTTGACGGTTTGACCAGAtttcttatttataaaaaaggtaaaaccatcatttttattttattttttcaaattgtTTAACCGTTTGATTAGTACTGGTTTTAAAACATTGGAATGACAGTATGACACTACTGCATTGCAACAATGACATTTGACAAATATACAGTGTTTTCTTAGCTTTCTTTAAATTTCAAGTGTTCAATATATCTGTCCGCCCATCTCTCTACATGTCATCCTGATACATCTCTAGCATGAAAAATTCAATTTATTAGGTAGTATATATGGTTCATGCTTTCTTTATGGTCTAACTAATACTTTCCTTTTTTTATGTCATCTTGACTTGGCAAAGTCCGCTATAAAGGGTGTATACAAATAAAGTTTTTCCGATTCAAGTTATTCGTGAAAAAGATTCTCTAACTAACTTTCATGTATACAGTTTAAACAGGATAGCGCATGACTATTTCAAAAAAAGTTTCATGGCTACACTCAAAATATTACCTAATAAAGTTTGAAGCTGAGATTCTTGTGAGGATTTATTAGCATTATGCCACCTTGGTAGTGGTTAGTAGTCAATTGTTAATCTTTTATATTACTTATTTTGTTGCATGCCAAATTAGTAGTAACAACTCAAAACTCCCAACATATAAAAGGTGACAGAAAAAAAGGACCATTATTATTTTCATGAACATTGGTTGTCCTTTGAATTGTCTAGCAGAAATTTAGGAAGAATAAAtctgagagagaaaaaaagatagAGATACCAAAGAGAGAAATTATAAGCCAGCCATTACCAAATCTTGCATGTTGTTTTGGAGATAGGCAAAAACCATAGCCATTTGATATTTGTTTTCCTCATATCTATAAtgatatcatgtttttttttcatggaAAACATGATGTTTTGTTTCAATAAAAAGATCCATCTTGATAAAAATTCATGATCAAGTTATAGATGCGAATCGTCATGAAGGCATGGGAGGCAACAATCCGAAAAACACAAGCAGCCAAGAAACAAGCCAGCAACATCTTTGGGTCAGCCCATGTGGCCCATGTAGACGACGAAGATATGGAACAAGACGAGGTTCATGCAGCCGGTGAGGTATACCATACAGAAAGAAACCTATCGAATGGAGACTACTATACAGGAAACTGGTCAGATAGTTTGCCACACGGGTTTGGGAGATATTGGTGGAAAGATGGATGTATGTATGTGGGTGATTGGTTTCGTGGCAAGACAATGGGTCGAGGCACATTTAGTTGGCCATCAGGAGCCACCTATGATGGTGAATTCAAAAGTGGTTATATGGATGGTGAGGGCACATATACGGGCCCAAATGGGGATATGTATAGAGGTCATTGGGTCATGAACTTGAAACATGGATATGGGGTTAAGGAATATACAAATGGTGATATGTATGATGGTGAATGGTGTCGAGGGTTACAAGAAGGCAACGGTAAGTATAAATGGAAAGATGGGAGTTGTTATGACGGAGAATGGAAAAACGGAACAATGTGTGGAAATGGTAAATTGATCTTTCCTGAAGGGGACATATATGAAGGGGAATGGGAAGAAGGTTTACCAAAAGGCAATGGGATGTTTAAGTATGCAGATGGAAGCTCTTATGAGGGTAATTGGAGTAAAAATCCTGAAGAACAAAACCTTATATTTTCACCATctgatggtggtggtgtggaACATAATCCAAAAGAAGTATATGATATTTATCTTAAAGATTGTGTAATATCTCCTCAGGATAAAGTTCCGATTCTTCCCTCGCAGAAGAAACTTGCAGTATGGAGATCGTCAAAAGGAAATGAGCCATCAGTTAGGCCTAGAAGGATGTCGGTTGATGGGAGATTGGATGGAGAAGTTGATAAGGAGCTtagtaaaatgaaaatgttagaTGAGACGGAAAGAAGCATGAAAGCTAGAGATGATACTtctttattatcatcatcatcatcatcagaaggAAGTCCTATTAGGATTCCAAAAGTTGTCAAGAAACAAGGTGAAACGATTTCTAAAGGGCATAAGAATTATGAACTTATGCTAAATTTGCAACTTGGAATCA is drawn from Erigeron canadensis isolate Cc75 chromosome 9, C_canadensis_v1, whole genome shotgun sequence and contains these coding sequences:
- the LOC122581684 gene encoding protein MEMO1 homolog is translated as MEKIRRASHAGSWYSNNPQKLENELDGWLRECGLTKSPDVRGVIAPHAGYSYSGRAAAYAFGNIDPTNITRIFLFGPSHHHYTPKCALSKATIYKTPIGDLPIDVEVIEELKATGKFDMMDLNVDEAEHSMEMHLPYLAKVFRGHSVKVVPIMVGAVSAENEAMYGRLLAKYIDDPANFFSVSSDFCHWGSRFNYMHYEKEHGAIYKSIEALDKMGMEIIETGDPDEFKQYLLETDNTICGRHPISVFLHMSKNCSTKIKIKFLRYEQSSQCKSMRDSSVSYASAAAKLDK
- the LOC122582759 gene encoding phosphatidylinositol 4-phosphate 5-kinase 4-like; this translates as MRIVMKAWEATIRKTQAAKKQASNIFGSAHVAHVDDEDMEQDEVHAAGEVYHTERNLSNGDYYTGNWSDSLPHGFGRYWWKDGCMYVGDWFRGKTMGRGTFSWPSGATYDGEFKSGYMDGEGTYTGPNGDMYRGHWVMNLKHGYGVKEYTNGDMYDGEWCRGLQEGNGKYKWKDGSCYDGEWKNGTMCGNGKLIFPEGDIYEGEWEEGLPKGNGMFKYADGSSYEGNWSKNPEEQNLIFSPSDGGGVEHNPKEVYDIYLKDCVISPQDKVPILPSQKKLAVWRSSKGNEPSVRPRRMSVDGRLDGEVDKELSKMKMLDETERSMKARDDTSLLSSSSSSEGSPIRIPKVVKKQGETISKGHKNYELMLNLQLGIRHSVGRPGPMPSLDLKASAFNPKEKVWTRFPPEGSKYTPPHQSCEFRWKDYCPLVFRTLRMLFKVDAADYMLSICGNDALRELSSPGKSGSFFYLTHDDRYMIKTIKKTEVKAILRMLSAYYNHFRSYEHTLLTKFYGLHCVKLNGPAQKKVRFIIMGNLFCTDYTIHRRFDLKGSILGRLTDKPESEIQSTTILKDLDLNFMFRLDSDWIQEFRRQIDRDCDFLEQERIMDYSLLVGLHFKDTNVNELGTSIDNGGAEGSSYHVSDCGGSKLGISMHARVERMERENQMELMGEPTGVCYDVVMFFGIIDILQDYDITKKLEHAYKSFQYDSTTISAVDPRQYSRRFRDFILNVFIEDI